One window of Streptococcus troglodytae genomic DNA carries:
- the atpB gene encoding F0F1 ATP synthase subunit A yields MEKTINPTVKFLGIEFDLTILMMSLLVVLIAFLFVFWTSRHLKIKPTGRQNVLEWIYDFVLGIIKPNLGSYTKNYSLFAFCLFLFVFVANNIGLLTKIQVKDYNLWTSPTANFAVDFGLSLMVAVICHFEGIRKHGLKTYLKDYLEPTAAMLPMNLLEELTNIISLSLRLYGNIYAGEVVMTLLVQFADFSPYATPIAFLLNMAWIGFSIFISGIQAYVFVLLTTTYIGKKVNIDTKDN; encoded by the coding sequence TTGGAAAAAACAATAAATCCAACGGTTAAATTCTTAGGTATTGAGTTTGACTTAACCATCTTGATGATGTCTCTCTTAGTTGTTCTTATTGCATTCTTATTTGTCTTTTGGACAAGCCGCCATCTAAAAATAAAGCCTACAGGCAGACAAAATGTTTTAGAATGGATCTATGATTTTGTCCTTGGAATTATCAAGCCTAATTTAGGTTCTTATACTAAGAATTACAGCCTATTTGCTTTTTGTCTCTTTCTTTTTGTTTTTGTTGCTAATAATATTGGTTTATTAACAAAGATTCAAGTCAAAGATTATAATTTATGGACTTCTCCAACAGCAAATTTTGCAGTTGATTTTGGTCTTTCTTTAATGGTGGCGGTAATCTGTCATTTTGAAGGGATTCGTAAGCATGGCTTGAAAACATACTTAAAGGATTATTTAGAACCGACAGCAGCCATGTTGCCTATGAATCTCTTAGAAGAACTAACGAATATTATTTCACTGTCTCTTCGTTTATATGGTAATATCTATGCTGGTGAAGTTGTTATGACGCTTTTGGTACAGTTTGCTGATTTTAGCCCGTATGCGACACCAATAGCCTTTCTGCTTAATATGGCTTGGATTGGATTTTCTATTTTTATCTCAGGAATACAAGCTTATGTCTTTGTTCTTTTAACGACAACTTATATTGGCAAAAAGGTCAATATTGATACTAAAGACAATTAA